A single region of the Streptomyces sp. NBC_00236 genome encodes:
- a CDS encoding response regulator gives MTRVLVVDDEPQIVRALVINLKARKYEVDAAPDGATALQLAAARHPDVVVLDLGLPDMDGVEVIRGLRGWTRVPILVLSARHTSDEKVEALDAGADDYVTKPFGMDELLARLRASVRRAEPVGQDGGDEVVLVETEGFTVDLAAKKVHREGRDVRLTPTEWHLLEVLVRNSGRLVSQKQLLQEVWGPSYGTETNYLRVYMAQLRRKLETDPSHPRHFVTEPGMGYRFERA, from the coding sequence ATGACCCGGGTGCTTGTGGTCGACGACGAGCCGCAGATCGTACGCGCCCTCGTGATCAACCTGAAGGCGCGCAAGTACGAGGTGGACGCCGCGCCCGACGGGGCCACCGCGCTCCAGCTGGCCGCCGCGCGCCACCCCGACGTCGTCGTCCTCGACCTCGGACTGCCCGACATGGACGGTGTCGAGGTGATCAGGGGCCTGCGGGGCTGGACCCGGGTGCCGATCCTGGTGCTCTCGGCCCGGCACACCTCTGACGAGAAGGTCGAGGCACTGGACGCGGGGGCCGACGACTACGTCACCAAGCCGTTCGGCATGGACGAGCTGCTGGCCCGGCTGCGCGCCTCGGTGCGCCGTGCCGAGCCCGTCGGCCAGGACGGCGGCGACGAGGTCGTGCTCGTGGAGACCGAGGGCTTCACCGTGGACCTCGCCGCCAAGAAGGTCCACCGCGAGGGGCGAGACGTGCGGCTCACTCCCACCGAGTGGCACCTGCTGGAGGTCCTGGTCCGCAACAGCGGCCGGCTGGTCAGTCAGAAGCAGCTGCTCCAGGAGGTCTGGGGGCCCTCGTACGGCACCGAGACCAACTATCTGCGGGTCTACATGGCCCAGCTGAGGCGCAAGCTGGAGACCGACCCCTCGCACCCCCGCCACTTCGTCACCGAACCCGGGATGGGCTACCGCTTCGAGCGTGCCTGA